Genomic DNA from Streptomyces sp. GS7:
AGGGTGCGACCGTCGGGACTGAACGCCACCGACCAGACGTTGTCGGTGTGGTTGCCGAGGGTGGCCAGGCGTGCGGGGTGCCGGGGGTCGGTGACGTCCCACAGGCGGATGGTCCTGTCGACGGAGGCGGTGGCCAGGAGGTGCCCGGCGGGGCTGAACTTCACCGACCGGACCGTGTCGGAGTGGACGGTGAGCGTGGCCAGCCCCGTCGGATTGTCCCGGGCGGCGACGTTCCAAAGCCGTACGGTGTGGTCATCGGTCGCTGCGGCCATGATGCGCCCGTCCGGGCTGAAGCCGGCGGCATCGGTGATGCCGGTCAGCCGGCTTGCATAAGGCGTGGCGAAGGCACTGAGCAGGCCGCCTCGGGCCTCGGCGGTAGGGGCGAGACGGTAGGCGGCGAGACTGAGCTGTACCGCCAGCGCCGGCGTGGTGGCGCGCTGCGCCATGGCCTCGATCGCCACCTGCCGGGACACCGCGATGTTGCGTTGCCGGTCGGCGGACTGCCGCGCGCGGACGGCAAGGACAGTGGTGACGCCCGCTACGAGGAACGCGGCGGTGAGCAGTGCGACGAGTTGGCGGAGCCGGCGGGTGCGGCGGTGGACCGCGGCCTGTGCACTCTCCTCGGCGGTGCGGGAGACGTCGAGGAATGCGCGTTCCGGGACGGTGAGTTCTGCCCGTGCTTCCGGGGTGGCGAACGCTTCCTTCGTTGCGGCCAGACGGGTTCCCCGGTACAGCACGCCGGCGTCGTGTCCCAGTTCTTCCCAGGCTTGGGCGGCTTCGGTCAGTTTCCGGTGTAGCCGCAGGCGTTCGCGGTGTTCCTCGATCCAGGCGCGTAAGCGGGGCCATGAGGTGATGAGGGCTTCGTGGGCGAGGTCGGCGGTGTCGTCGTCGAGGGTGATCAGGCGAGCGCGGGCCAGGTGTTCGAGGACGATGCGGGTGTCGGTGGGGTTGTCCGTGTCGAGTTCGGCGTGCGGGGCGGGGCGGCGGGTGTCCTGCGTTCCCTCCCCGGGGGCGATGAGCCGCAGCAGGATGCGGCGGGCGAGGTGGGCCTGGGCCGGGGAGAGTTGGGTGTAGAGGTGTTCGGCGGTCTGGGCGACGGCGCCGTGCACACCGCCCGCCGCTTCATAGGCGTCCACGGTCATGGTCCGGCCGCGGCGGCGGCGCCAGGTCTCCAGCAGGGCGTGCGACAGCAAGGGCAACCCGCCGGGCTCATCGGTCAGGTCGTCGATCAGCCGGCTGGTCAACGCGCGCTCGACGACCAGGTTTTCGGCCGTGGCGGGTCTGACGATGGCCTCGCGCAGCTCGGCCGGGCTCATGGGCCCGACCATCAACGTCGCATGCTGGAGGGCCGCCACGAGCCCGCGGTGCTCGGCGCAGCGGGGATAGAAGTCGGCGCGCACGCCCAGGACCACCCGCAGCCGGCTGCCAGGACCCTCCGCTGCCAGGAGCAGGTCGATGAACCGGTTGCGTTCCTCCGCGTCGTGGCAGAGGGAGAAGAGTTCCTCGAACTGGTCGATGATCAGCCAGACGTCCCCGTCGGCCTCGGCCGGGGTGAACAGCTGCTGGTGGCTGCGTACCGGGTGGGGCCCGGGGGTGAGGATACGCAGGGCAGCCGGTCGCAGGCCCGGGTCCTGGGTGTGCTGCAGGCAGGGGATCAGTCCGGCGCGGAGCAGCGAGGACTTGCCACTGCCGGAAGGGCCGAAGAGGGCCGCGACGCGGTGCTCGCGCACCAGCCTCACGAGTGCGTCGGTGAGCGCGCCGCGGCCGAAGAACCGTTCCTGGTCGCCGGTCTCGAAGCGGGCGAGGCCCCGATACGGCGCGCTCGCATCGTCCCCGGCGGCCGACTGCGCAGCCAGGTCCTCCCCCACCTGGCGCCAGCGCGTCTCCCACTCGGCGGTGTCCCCGCCACACGCCTCCACGTAGGCCAAGGTGACCGCAAGGGACGGCAGTTTCTCGCCCGCGGCGGCCTGGGAGAGCGTGGGAACGGAGTACGGCACGTGCTCGGCCATCGCCCGGTAGGTGATGCCGCCCGCCTCTTGGCGCAGCTTGCGCAGTTCATAGGCGAGCCGCTGCACCGGCCCGGCTCCCGGGTCCACCGGCTTCTCACGACGCCCCACGCTGCTCCCCGTCCCCCCGCAGTGCCTGACCGCCGGCCACGCTAGGCATTTCCCGGCGTACCCCGCAAGACCGGTCCATGCCGCGTGCAGCCCTCCCAAGTCGGCAGCA
This window encodes:
- a CDS encoding nSTAND1 domain-containing NTPase produces the protein MGRREKPVDPGAGPVQRLAYELRKLRQEAGGITYRAMAEHVPYSVPTLSQAAAGEKLPSLAVTLAYVEACGGDTAEWETRWRQVGEDLAAQSAAGDDASAPYRGLARFETGDQERFFGRGALTDALVRLVREHRVAALFGPSGSGKSSLLRAGLIPCLQHTQDPGLRPAALRILTPGPHPVRSHQQLFTPAEADGDVWLIIDQFEELFSLCHDAEERNRFIDLLLAAEGPGSRLRVVLGVRADFYPRCAEHRGLVAALQHATLMVGPMSPAELREAIVRPATAENLVVERALTSRLIDDLTDEPGGLPLLSHALLETWRRRRGRTMTVDAYEAAGGVHGAVAQTAEHLYTQLSPAQAHLARRILLRLIAPGEGTQDTRRPAPHAELDTDNPTDTRIVLEHLARARLITLDDDTADLAHEALITSWPRLRAWIEEHRERLRLHRKLTEAAQAWEELGHDAGVLYRGTRLAATKEAFATPEARAELTVPERAFLDVSRTAEESAQAAVHRRTRRLRQLVALLTAAFLVAGVTTVLAVRARQSADRQRNIAVSRQVAIEAMAQRATTPALAVQLSLAAYRLAPTAEARGGLLSAFATPYASRLTGITDAAGFSPDGRIMAAATDDHTVRLWNVAARDNPTGLATLTVHSDTVRSVKFSPAGHLLATASVDRTIRLWDVTDPRHPARLATLGNHTDNVWSVAFSPDGRTLAVASDDRRTVQLWDVTDPRNPNRLAPLIGHTDTVLSVAFSPDGHCLATAGDDHTARLWDVTDPRNPSSLATLDGHTDTVWSAVFTPDGRRLATAAADKTIRLWNIEDRHRPVAMATMTGHTDAVRSAAFSPDGRTLATASNDHTARLWDVTDPTHPHSLATLTGHTDDVVLTAFSPDGRTLATVGDDATARLWDIPGPILTGHTDGLYSAAFTPDRRTLATAGIDHTVRLWNVTDPQQPKHLVTVTGHTGTVRSAAFSPDGRILATTSDDRTTRLWDVTDPRNPRRLATLTGHKDTVWKAAFSPDGRTLATTSEDATVRLWDVADPRSPTTLTVLTGHRNNTEAAAFTPDGRTLATTSQDRTIRLWDVTDRRNPRRLAVLSGHARSIRAAVFSPDGHTLATAGLDGTARLWDVTDPHHPGPLSVLTGHTNAVYGVAFSRDGHVLATASADTTARLWNVADRHKPTALATLAGHTDRIYALAFSPDGHTLATAGADATARLWETDPQRAAARICATAHPALTRSDWNHFFSGLPYHPLC